Proteins encoded in a region of the Burkholderiales bacterium genome:
- a CDS encoding phytanoyl-CoA dioxygenase family protein: MLRLTQSHIDEFYDAGYVVLPGVFRETEIREIGAAFDRLRETAIKLTAPQMIEGAYFVVNNHRINRIVWCGAAEPILLKYGADERLTVPSSQLLGSFEMDQLICQAHFKLPADGVGFGWHQDSDHRRYGTDLWSDVNGRGSFVQTLMAVDEMNEENGPVLVVPGSGREGHQFLKEHHSPLDAVFDGRSLPLLMEPGSVLFLGPYTVHGSKPNRSRHARRVFINGYAYPGANRRVYPGEGAGRKLVVRP; the protein is encoded by the coding sequence ATGCTTCGATTGACCCAATCCCACATCGACGAATTCTACGACGCAGGGTATGTCGTATTGCCCGGCGTCTTTCGCGAGACCGAGATCCGCGAGATCGGCGCAGCCTTCGATCGGCTGCGCGAGACGGCGATCAAGCTGACCGCGCCGCAGATGATCGAAGGCGCGTACTTCGTCGTCAACAATCACAGGATCAACCGCATCGTCTGGTGCGGGGCGGCGGAGCCGATCCTGCTGAAGTACGGCGCCGACGAGCGGCTCACGGTGCCTTCGAGCCAGCTCCTCGGCAGCTTTGAGATGGACCAGCTCATCTGCCAGGCCCATTTCAAGCTGCCCGCCGACGGCGTGGGGTTCGGCTGGCACCAGGACAGCGACCATCGCCGCTACGGCACCGACCTGTGGTCGGACGTCAACGGCCGCGGCAGCTTCGTGCAGACGCTCATGGCGGTCGACGAGATGAACGAGGAGAACGGACCCGTGCTGGTGGTTCCGGGCAGCGGCCGCGAGGGCCATCAATTCCTGAAGGAACACCATTCTCCGCTGGATGCGGTCTTCGACGGACGATCGCTGCCGCTGTTGATGGAGCCGGGGTCGGTGCTTTTCCTGGGACCTTACACGGTGCACGGCAGCAAGCCCAATCGTTCGAGGCACGCCCGCCGCGTCTTCATCAACGGCTACGCTTATCCGGGCGCGAATCGCCGCGTCTATCCGGGTGAGGGTGCGGGGCGCAAGCTCGTAGTTCGGCCCTGA
- a CDS encoding transketolase C-terminal domain-containing protein, which translates to MSAEPSPRLTHMEAIVEAIAEAMRDDPRVFYIGQDVGAMGGSMQGTKGLLEEFGPTRIREAPISESAMVGAALGAALFGRRPIVEISFGEFLPAAMNQLINQAPNLHYMTGGAARVPVVVRTRVGDGPYGGHPQDYSAWFAHVPGWKVVMPATPADAKGMMTAAIRDDGPVLFFEAMSLSHAARAPVPRDAYETSIGKARIAREGRDATVVAVGSSVPLALRAADELAQEGIELEILDLRTLRPLDRDAIVASVRRTRRLITVHEAWVAGGIGAEVAACVAEEAPELLLAPVVRIGAAPVPVPSGKVRPHALPNVRHIVDAARRVMASTRA; encoded by the coding sequence ATGAGCGCCGAGCCGAGCCCGCGGCTGACTCACATGGAAGCGATCGTCGAAGCGATCGCGGAGGCGATGCGCGATGATCCGCGCGTCTTCTACATCGGTCAGGATGTCGGCGCCATGGGCGGATCCATGCAGGGCACCAAGGGTCTGCTGGAAGAATTCGGCCCGACACGGATCCGCGAGGCGCCCATATCGGAGTCCGCCATGGTGGGCGCCGCACTGGGCGCGGCGCTCTTCGGCCGGCGGCCCATCGTCGAGATCAGCTTCGGCGAATTCCTGCCCGCGGCCATGAACCAGCTCATCAATCAGGCGCCCAATCTCCATTACATGACCGGCGGCGCCGCGCGCGTTCCCGTCGTCGTACGCACTCGCGTGGGTGACGGCCCTTACGGCGGGCACCCCCAGGATTACTCCGCGTGGTTCGCGCACGTGCCGGGATGGAAAGTCGTCATGCCCGCCACGCCGGCGGACGCGAAGGGAATGATGACGGCGGCGATCCGCGACGACGGTCCGGTGCTGTTCTTCGAGGCGATGAGCCTCTCTCACGCCGCGCGCGCACCCGTGCCCCGCGACGCTTACGAAACGTCGATCGGCAAGGCGCGCATCGCGCGCGAGGGTCGCGACGCGACGGTGGTCGCGGTGGGCAGCTCGGTTCCACTGGCTCTGCGCGCTGCCGATGAGTTGGCTCAAGAGGGCATCGAGCTCGAGATCCTCGATCTGCGCACGCTGCGTCCGCTCGATCGCGACGCCATCGTCGCGTCCGTGCGTCGCACGCGCCGGCTGATCACCGTGCACGAGGCGTGGGTCGCCGGAGGGATCGGCGCGGAGGTGGCGGCGTGTGTCGCGGAGGAAGCGCCCGAGCTCTTGCTTGCGCCGGTCGTGCGCATCGGCGCCGCGCCGGTGCCGGTGCCCAGCGGCAAGGTGCGTCCCCACGCGCTGCCCAACGTGCGCCACATCGTCGATGCCGCCCGCCGCGTGATGGCGAGCACCCGCGCATGA
- a CDS encoding M20 family metallopeptidase: MKTIGQFWDDSIVPAITEYIRIPAKSPHFDRDWQKHGYIEAALQLAMEWCETNPLEGMKLEVVRLEGRTPVLFVEVEGDTSETVLIYGHLDKQPEMVGWHDGFGPWEPRMVDGKLYGRGGADDGYAVFCAFAALKALQEEGRPHARCVILIECCEESGSYDLPAYLDHLSARIRKPDFVVGLDSGCGNYAQLWGTTSLRGLLNGVLTVEVLTEGVHSGDASGVVPTSFRIARALIDRIDNVRTGVVKEKAFHAAIPTQRVEQAKRAAAVLRDEIWRKFPFAGNTRPMHKSRSELVLNRTWRPMLAVTGADGLPAPANAGNVLRPKTQLVLSLRLPPTVDAAGAGEKMKRLLEDNPPYGAKVSYEYGQAASGWHSPQLAGWLEESVDAASRKHYGRPAMWMGEGGTIPFMAMLGVKFPQAQFLITGVLGPHSNAHGPNEFLHIAYAKKLTACVADVLGAHAAR, encoded by the coding sequence TTGAAAACCATCGGACAGTTCTGGGACGATTCGATCGTCCCTGCGATCACCGAATACATCCGCATCCCGGCCAAGTCGCCGCATTTCGATCGCGACTGGCAGAAGCACGGTTACATCGAAGCGGCGTTGCAGCTCGCGATGGAGTGGTGCGAGACGAATCCGCTCGAGGGCATGAAGCTCGAAGTGGTGCGCCTCGAAGGCCGCACGCCGGTGCTGTTCGTGGAAGTCGAGGGCGACACGTCCGAAACCGTCCTGATCTACGGCCACCTCGACAAGCAGCCCGAGATGGTCGGATGGCATGACGGCTTTGGGCCGTGGGAGCCGCGCATGGTCGACGGCAAGCTCTACGGGCGAGGCGGCGCGGATGATGGCTATGCGGTGTTCTGTGCCTTCGCCGCGCTGAAGGCGCTGCAGGAAGAAGGCCGCCCGCACGCGCGCTGCGTGATTCTCATCGAGTGCTGCGAGGAGAGCGGCAGCTACGACCTGCCGGCGTACCTCGATCATCTCTCCGCACGGATTCGAAAACCCGATTTCGTCGTCGGCCTCGACTCGGGCTGCGGCAACTACGCGCAGCTCTGGGGAACGACCTCGCTGCGGGGCTTACTGAACGGCGTGTTGACGGTCGAGGTGCTGACCGAGGGCGTCCACTCCGGCGATGCGAGCGGCGTCGTGCCCACGAGCTTTCGCATCGCCCGCGCGCTGATCGATCGCATCGACAACGTCAGGACCGGTGTGGTGAAGGAGAAAGCTTTCCACGCTGCGATCCCGACGCAGAGAGTGGAGCAGGCGAAGCGTGCCGCGGCGGTGCTGCGAGACGAGATCTGGCGCAAGTTCCCGTTCGCCGGCAATACCCGCCCGATGCACAAGAGCCGCTCGGAGCTGGTGCTGAACCGCACCTGGCGCCCGATGCTCGCCGTTACCGGTGCGGACGGCCTGCCCGCGCCGGCCAACGCCGGTAACGTGCTGCGGCCGAAGACTCAGCTCGTCCTTTCGCTGCGCCTGCCGCCGACGGTCGATGCGGCGGGCGCCGGAGAGAAGATGAAGCGGCTCCTCGAGGACAATCCGCCCTACGGGGCGAAGGTCAGCTACGAGTACGGCCAGGCCGCCAGCGGCTGGCACTCGCCGCAGCTCGCGGGCTGGCTGGAAGAGTCCGTCGACGCCGCTTCGAGGAAGCACTACGGACGGCCGGCGATGTGGATGGGCGAAGGCGGCACCATTCCGTTCATGGCGATGCTCGGGGTGAAATTCCCGCAGGCGCAGTTCCTCATCACCGGGGTGCTCGGCCCGCATTCCAACGCCCATGGCCCGAACGAGTTTCTGCACATCGCGTATGCAAAGAAGCTGACAGCGTGCGTGGCGGACGTGCTCGGCGCGCACGCTGCGCGCTGA
- a CDS encoding NAD(P)-dependent oxidoreductase — translation MARKRVLITGAAGYLSRQLLPVFRERYDLVLLDRKKPDDIDDIIEVDLVNPDIDSYREHFKGVDAIVHNTRSTRPGVNTGAPRQWLEDRPPGDLDGYYVERDSIDMAYHVFRLAQEEGVTRVVTASSNHATDWYETKLHDGRMHSCDHTTYPLSDNFYGWAKIAYENLGFIFATGRFGRPVESIHIRIVVPRAVDGAKLASNQTSYKRDLAGYISERDLQQLYMKSIDTPDIRNADGVPWHCFYGVSDNTRSCWSIANARQVIGYAPQDDSERVFADDIERFLTSNGRTAA, via the coding sequence ATGGCCCGCAAACGTGTCCTCATCACCGGCGCAGCCGGCTATCTCTCGCGCCAGCTCCTGCCCGTGTTCCGCGAGCGCTACGACCTCGTGCTGCTCGACCGCAAGAAGCCGGACGACATCGACGACATCATCGAGGTCGACCTCGTCAATCCCGACATCGACAGCTACCGCGAGCACTTCAAGGGCGTCGATGCGATCGTTCACAACACGCGCAGCACTCGCCCGGGCGTGAATACCGGCGCACCGCGGCAGTGGCTCGAGGACCGGCCGCCGGGCGATCTGGACGGTTACTACGTCGAGCGCGATTCGATCGACATGGCTTATCACGTGTTTCGCCTCGCCCAGGAAGAAGGCGTCACGCGCGTCGTCACCGCGAGCTCGAACCACGCCACCGACTGGTACGAAACCAAGCTGCACGACGGCCGCATGCATTCGTGCGATCACACGACCTATCCGCTGTCGGACAACTTCTACGGCTGGGCGAAGATCGCCTACGAGAATCTCGGCTTCATCTTCGCCACCGGCCGTTTCGGCAGGCCGGTCGAGAGCATCCACATCCGCATCGTCGTCCCGCGCGCGGTCGACGGCGCGAAGCTCGCGAGCAACCAGACCAGCTACAAGCGCGATCTGGCGGGTTACATCAGCGAGCGCGACCTGCAGCAGCTCTACATGAAGTCGATCGACACGCCCGACATCCGCAACGCCGACGGCGTGCCGTGGCACTGCTTCTACGGCGTGTCCGACAATACGCGCTCATGCTGGAGCATCGCCAACGCGCGGCAGGTGATCGGTTATGCGCCGCAGGACGACTCCGAGCGCGTGTTCGCCGACGATATCGAGCGCTTTCTGACCAGCAACGGGCGCACGGCGGCTTGA
- a CDS encoding NAD-binding protein translates to MLGAKAGLDAKKIYEVVSASTGNSVQFQNRVPRIIARNFTPGGTLDISFKDQELETAFAKRLGVPLFLANVSQQVYQMGRAAGFSKEDGSSLVKVYEQLAGVKVGG, encoded by the coding sequence GTGCTCGGCGCGAAAGCCGGCCTGGATGCGAAGAAGATCTACGAGGTCGTGAGCGCGAGCACCGGCAACAGCGTGCAGTTCCAGAACCGCGTGCCGCGGATCATCGCACGCAACTTCACGCCGGGCGGCACGCTCGACATCTCCTTCAAGGACCAGGAGCTCGAAACCGCTTTCGCCAAGCGGCTGGGCGTACCGCTCTTTCTCGCCAACGTGTCGCAGCAGGTCTACCAGATGGGGCGCGCCGCCGGATTCAGCAAGGAAGACGGCTCGTCGCTCGTCAAGGTGTACGAGCAGCTGGCGGGGGTGAAGGTCGGCGGCTGA
- a CDS encoding alpha/beta hydrolase, with translation MPNVNGPLYYERMGRTGPVMAFVHPNPMDQSCWIYQMARFSTWFRCVAIDIPGYGRSPAGTAEMSRFDMAQALWEALDESCPGEPAVLVGCSVGSSLVPHMYKLRPRQTRAMIVCGTGYRGPEEVSPHIQFYKDNGLRYRWDFTFKDFSAAFNATPMASYFATLFTERDAYADLPTILTQLAAPRPSEEFFRTIDCPTIILSGSEDGAHPGAFKLQKLIPGCEMKTLHGAGHACQLEQPWLFDQYMIEFLKKHALFPAG, from the coding sequence GTGCCGAATGTCAACGGACCTCTCTATTACGAGCGCATGGGCCGTACGGGCCCGGTGATGGCCTTCGTTCATCCCAACCCGATGGACCAGTCGTGCTGGATCTACCAGATGGCGCGGTTCTCGACATGGTTCCGCTGCGTGGCGATCGACATTCCGGGTTACGGGCGCTCTCCCGCCGGGACTGCGGAAATGTCGCGCTTCGACATGGCGCAGGCGCTGTGGGAGGCGCTGGACGAGAGCTGTCCGGGCGAGCCTGCGGTGCTCGTCGGCTGCTCCGTCGGCTCTTCCCTCGTGCCGCACATGTACAAGCTCAGGCCCAGGCAGACCAGGGCGATGATCGTCTGCGGGACCGGTTATCGCGGGCCCGAAGAGGTGTCGCCGCACATCCAGTTCTACAAGGACAACGGTCTTCGCTATCGCTGGGATTTCACCTTCAAGGATTTCAGCGCTGCGTTCAACGCTACGCCGATGGCTTCGTATTTCGCGACGCTCTTCACCGAACGGGATGCCTACGCCGACCTGCCGACCATCCTCACGCAACTGGCCGCGCCTCGGCCCTCGGAAGAATTCTTTCGCACGATCGATTGCCCGACGATCATTCTTTCGGGCAGCGAAGACGGCGCGCATCCAGGCGCGTTCAAGCTCCAGAAGCTCATCCCCGGCTGCGAGATGAAGACCCTGCACGGCGCCGGGCACGCCTGCCAGCTCGAGCAACCGTGGCTCTTCGATCAATACATGATCGAATTCCTGAAGAAGCACGCGCTGTTTCCGGCCGGATAG
- the yghU gene encoding glutathione-dependent disulfide-bond oxidoreductase, giving the protein MTDTTQYTPPEVWVWEKSDSPDWRYSSTNRPIAGATHDKELPRGKHPLQLYSQGTPNGVKVTIMLEELLAAGHSGAEYDAWLIRIGKGDQFGSGFVGVNPNSKIPALMDYSGPTPQRVFESGAILLYLAEKFGAFLPKDHGKRTEALNWLFWQMGSTPYVGGGFGHFYAYAPVKIKYAIDRFAMEVKRLLDVLDRQLADNRYVAGDEYTIADMAIWPWYGNGMMNGASYDDPRKFLQTHEYKNVARWTKEIGERPAVKRGRMVNRTSGSPEEQLHERHDAGDFATRTQDKIGARG; this is encoded by the coding sequence ATGACCGACACCACTCAATACACGCCGCCGGAAGTCTGGGTCTGGGAAAAGAGCGACAGCCCCGACTGGCGCTACAGCAGCACCAATCGTCCCATCGCGGGCGCGACGCACGACAAGGAGCTGCCGCGCGGCAAGCATCCGCTTCAGCTTTACTCACAAGGGACGCCCAACGGCGTCAAAGTGACGATCATGCTGGAGGAGTTGCTGGCCGCCGGCCATAGCGGAGCCGAATACGACGCCTGGCTGATCCGCATCGGCAAGGGCGACCAGTTCGGCAGCGGATTCGTCGGCGTGAACCCGAATTCCAAGATCCCGGCGCTGATGGACTACAGCGGGCCGACGCCGCAACGGGTGTTCGAATCCGGCGCGATCCTGCTCTACCTCGCGGAAAAGTTCGGCGCCTTCCTGCCGAAGGACCACGGCAAGCGCACCGAAGCGCTGAACTGGCTGTTCTGGCAGATGGGGTCGACGCCCTACGTCGGCGGCGGCTTCGGGCATTTCTATGCCTACGCGCCGGTGAAGATCAAATACGCCATCGACCGTTTTGCCATGGAAGTGAAGCGCCTGCTCGACGTGCTCGACCGGCAGCTTGCGGACAATCGATACGTCGCCGGCGACGAATACACGATCGCCGATATGGCGATCTGGCCGTGGTACGGCAACGGCATGATGAACGGCGCTTCCTACGACGACCCGCGCAAGTTCCTGCAGACGCACGAATACAAGAACGTGGCGCGCTGGACGAAAGAGATCGGCGAGCGTCCCGCCGTCAAGCGCGGGCGCATGGTCAACCGCACCAGCGGGTCACCCGAAGAGCAATTGCACGAGCGCCACGACGCCGGCGATTTCGCGACCAGGACGCAGGACAAGATCGGCGCGCGCGGGTAA
- a CDS encoding glycerophosphodiester phosphodiesterase family protein, translating into MMVIAHRGASSYAPENTLAAFDLALEMGARHIELDVALTSDSHTVVIHDDKVDRTTNGSGLVTSHTLAALRALDAGSWFGPQFEGERIPLFDEVLARYKGRAHVHTEIKGKSESLSQRTVDLIRKHGMEQEVTVTSFQSVRLEETRAYAPELPMGWLVREVNDSIIAQAHAIGVTQFCPRADTVTPELVDRLHADGFVVRAWGVATEELMQRLVQAGVDGMTVNFPDKLIAYLEAHDCVWE; encoded by the coding sequence ATGATGGTTATCGCCCACAGGGGTGCCTCGTCCTACGCGCCCGAAAATACTCTGGCGGCTTTCGATCTGGCTCTCGAGATGGGCGCGCGTCACATCGAGCTGGATGTGGCCCTGACCAGCGACAGCCACACCGTCGTCATCCATGACGACAAGGTGGACCGGACCACGAATGGCAGCGGACTGGTGACGAGCCATACGCTGGCAGCGCTGCGGGCGCTCGATGCGGGGTCGTGGTTCGGACCGCAATTCGAAGGCGAACGGATTCCCCTATTCGATGAGGTGCTCGCTCGATACAAGGGACGGGCACACGTACATACCGAGATCAAGGGAAAGTCCGAGTCTCTCTCGCAGCGAACGGTCGACCTGATACGCAAGCACGGCATGGAGCAAGAGGTCACCGTAACCTCGTTCCAGAGCGTGCGGCTCGAGGAGACGCGTGCGTATGCGCCCGAGTTGCCGATGGGCTGGCTGGTGAGAGAGGTCAACGACTCGATCATCGCGCAGGCGCACGCCATCGGCGTCACCCAGTTTTGTCCGCGAGCCGACACCGTGACGCCGGAGTTGGTCGATCGCCTTCATGCCGATGGCTTCGTCGTGCGCGCCTGGGGCGTCGCCACCGAAGAACTCATGCAACGTCTCGTGCAGGCCGGCGTCGATGGCATGACCGTGAACTTCCCCGACAAGCTGATCGCGTATCTGGAAGCCCACGACTGCGTTTGGGAGTGA
- a CDS encoding tripartite tricarboxylate transporter substrate-binding protein, with translation MRLLRGIRVALALAGLSLYVSAHGAAAPEGSTYPTKPVRLIVPFAPGGTNDILGRMIATDLGARLGQTFIVDNRPGADGAIGTEYVMKANPDGHTLIVLSAAYAMNPAVRKLPYDPQTAVEFIIGLGSGPTVLSVGPSLQVDSAKALFAVAKARPGQVIFSTSGGFQYFATGLLQTLSGTQLNIVLYKGTAPALVDVIGGQTHASIAPILPSQPHFKSGKLKPLAMGTLKRSAMLPDLPTLDELGVKGFDASNWYTLAITPGTPKAIVDRLYTETAAYMRSPETLKILTATGVEVDVKSTAEVRRFVRDEIVKWRKVAIDAKMPREVN, from the coding sequence ATGAGATTGCTACGTGGCATTCGTGTTGCCCTGGCGCTCGCGGGGCTGTCTCTTTATGTGTCGGCGCACGGCGCGGCCGCACCGGAAGGATCGACTTATCCCACCAAACCGGTACGGCTGATCGTGCCGTTCGCACCCGGCGGCACCAACGACATCCTGGGGCGCATGATCGCCACCGACCTCGGCGCGCGGCTCGGCCAGACCTTCATCGTGGACAACCGGCCGGGCGCCGACGGCGCCATCGGCACCGAATACGTCATGAAGGCGAATCCGGACGGGCATACCCTGATCGTCCTGTCCGCCGCATACGCCATGAATCCCGCCGTTCGCAAGCTGCCCTACGATCCGCAGACAGCGGTCGAGTTCATCATCGGGCTCGGCTCGGGGCCGACCGTGCTGTCGGTGGGTCCGTCGCTGCAGGTCGATTCGGCGAAAGCGTTGTTCGCCGTCGCCAAAGCCAGGCCGGGTCAGGTCATCTTCAGCACTTCGGGCGGATTCCAGTACTTCGCCACCGGGCTGTTGCAAACGCTGTCGGGTACGCAGCTCAACATCGTGTTGTACAAGGGCACGGCCCCGGCGCTTGTCGATGTCATCGGCGGTCAGACGCACGCGAGCATCGCGCCCATCCTGCCTTCCCAACCGCATTTCAAGTCCGGCAAGTTGAAGCCGCTCGCAATGGGCACCTTGAAGCGCAGCGCCATGCTCCCCGACCTGCCGACGCTGGACGAGCTCGGCGTGAAGGGCTTCGATGCGTCCAACTGGTACACGCTGGCCATCACGCCCGGGACCCCGAAAGCGATCGTCGACAGGTTGTATACGGAGACCGCCGCCTACATGCGCTCCCCCGAGACGCTGAAAATCCTGACCGCCACGGGCGTCGAAGTGGATGTGAAGTCGACCGCGGAAGTGCGCAGGTTCGTCCGCGATGAGATCGTGAAATGGCGCAAGGTGGCGATCGACGCCAAGATGCCGCGCGAGGTGAATTGA
- a CDS encoding 2-oxo acid dehydrogenase subunit E2, giving the protein MTDRVNGVPVARRIPLRGIQRVVANRTLAGIQSTAHVTAMAEVDAEAALAYARELRGSIPGLTLTHLLIKAAAACLRKHPRLNATIEDDTVIEYAEVNVAVALSLPSDDLFAVVMKRADERSLAEIVTQLQTLQQRVEAGALSKEDVQGATFTLSNYGMLRTVTWATPVLTPGQAAVLGIGRAAPRMAVDEAAPQGWSVRRVLPISLTYDHRIVNGVPAGRFLDDLVEVLRQ; this is encoded by the coding sequence ATGACGGATAGGGTCAACGGCGTGCCGGTCGCACGGCGCATACCGCTGCGCGGCATACAGCGCGTGGTGGCCAACCGCACCCTCGCGGGCATTCAATCCACCGCGCATGTCACAGCGATGGCGGAAGTGGATGCCGAAGCAGCGTTGGCATACGCGCGAGAGCTGCGCGGTTCAATTCCTGGCTTGACGCTCACCCATCTACTGATCAAGGCAGCGGCCGCCTGCCTGCGCAAACATCCACGCCTCAACGCGACGATCGAGGACGACACTGTGATCGAGTACGCCGAGGTGAACGTTGCCGTCGCGCTGTCACTTCCCTCGGACGATCTCTTCGCGGTGGTGATGAAGCGCGCCGACGAGCGCTCGCTGGCTGAGATCGTGACGCAGCTACAGACGCTGCAGCAACGAGTGGAGGCGGGCGCCCTCTCCAAGGAGGATGTTCAGGGCGCAACATTCACCCTGAGCAATTACGGCATGCTGCGCACCGTGACCTGGGCGACACCGGTGCTCACGCCGGGGCAGGCTGCCGTACTCGGCATCGGCCGAGCCGCACCGCGGATGGCGGTGGATGAAGCGGCTCCCCAAGGCTGGAGCGTGCGGCGCGTGCTCCCGATCTCGCTTACTTACGACCACCGCATCGTGAACGGCGTCCCGGCGGGCCGCTTCCTGGACGATCTGGTGGAGGTGCTTCGGCAATGA
- a CDS encoding tripartite tricarboxylate transporter substrate binding protein, with the protein MAKSVGVVTRLSAAALAASLSGTAVAQSYPTKPIELVSPTSPGSGTDIYARALADIVLRNKLLPQPFVVQNRTGGGGLIAYNYFQTKRGDPYVMLAATGTIAIMAARADVNIGLENYTPLALFAVDPQTIMVNADLPYRTLKNLAEAARKAPDTIVGAITNPLGSGRIVIHELEKLAPGAKFKFVTFKGGGEALLSVAGGHTHFTTENLSEGLALLEAKKVRALAITSLKRMPQLPDLPTATEAGYKIDEGTIRGFVLPAGVPKETAAMMEGVLKRAYESPQWKEHARKYYYEDRYLASAEYLKFLHERVGKYKAFFAAVGAPGKSEK; encoded by the coding sequence ATGGCGAAGTCGGTTGGTGTTGTCACGCGGCTGTCGGCTGCTGCGCTCGCGGCAAGCCTATCCGGAACGGCCGTCGCCCAGTCGTACCCGACCAAACCGATCGAGCTCGTGTCGCCGACTTCGCCCGGCAGCGGCACCGACATCTATGCCCGCGCGCTCGCGGACATCGTCCTGAGGAACAAGCTGCTGCCCCAGCCGTTCGTCGTGCAGAACCGCACGGGCGGCGGGGGCCTCATCGCCTACAACTACTTCCAGACCAAGCGGGGCGATCCCTACGTCATGCTCGCTGCGACCGGGACGATCGCCATCATGGCGGCGCGGGCCGACGTGAACATCGGACTCGAGAACTACACGCCGCTCGCGCTCTTCGCCGTCGATCCGCAGACCATCATGGTGAACGCGGACCTGCCGTACAGGACGTTGAAGAACCTGGCCGAAGCGGCGCGCAAGGCGCCCGACACCATCGTCGGCGCCATCACCAACCCGCTCGGCTCGGGGCGCATCGTCATCCACGAGCTGGAGAAGCTCGCGCCGGGCGCGAAGTTCAAGTTCGTCACGTTCAAGGGCGGCGGCGAAGCGCTGTTGTCGGTCGCGGGCGGTCATACGCATTTCACCACCGAGAACCTGAGCGAAGGCCTGGCGCTGCTGGAAGCGAAGAAAGTGCGCGCGCTCGCGATCACCTCGCTCAAGCGCATGCCGCAGTTGCCGGACCTGCCGACTGCGACGGAGGCGGGATACAAGATCGACGAGGGAACCATCCGCGGCTTCGTCCTCCCGGCGGGGGTGCCGAAGGAGACCGCTGCGATGATGGAGGGCGTGTTGAAGCGCGCGTACGAGTCGCCGCAATGGAAGGAGCATGCGCGCAAGTACTATTACGAGGACCGTTACCTCGCGAGCGCGGAGTACTTGAAATTCCTCCACGAGCGCGTGGGAAAGTACAAGGCGTTCTTCGCCGCGGTCGGTGCGCCCGGAAAGTCTGAAAAGTGA
- a CDS encoding NAD(P)-binding domain-containing protein yields the protein MTGKVGFVGVGAMGGPMALNLVKAGFEVIVHDIDPARVAPLAAAGARVVDTPAAAAAECRRTICLVETADQAEAVIFGDNVSSATRNRVTSSSA from the coding sequence ATGACCGGAAAAGTCGGATTCGTCGGCGTCGGCGCCATGGGCGGGCCGATGGCGTTGAACCTCGTCAAGGCAGGCTTCGAGGTGATCGTCCACGACATCGACCCGGCCCGGGTCGCGCCGTTGGCCGCGGCAGGCGCGCGCGTCGTGGATACGCCGGCGGCGGCCGCCGCCGAGTGCAGGCGCACGATCTGCCTGGTCGAAACCGCCGATCAGGCCGAAGCAGTGATCTTCGGCGACAACGTTTCGTCCGCAACGCGCAACCGCGTGACATCGTCATCTGCATGA